Proteins from a genomic interval of Polaribacter sp. Q13:
- the rpmG gene encoding 50S ribosomal protein L33, whose product MAKKGNRVQVILECTEHKASGKAGTSRYITTKNKKNTPDRMEIKKFNPILKKMTVHKEIK is encoded by the coding sequence ATGGCAAAAAAAGGAAACAGAGTTCAGGTAATTTTAGAATGCACAGAGCATAAAGCTTCTGGTAAAGCAGGTACTTCTAGATACATTACAACAAAGAACAAAAAGAACACTCCAGATAGAATGGAAATTAAAAAATTCAATCCTATCTTAAAGAAAATGACTGTTCACAAAGAAATTAAATAA
- a CDS encoding DUF4295 domain-containing protein, with translation MAKKTVASLQTSSKRLSKAIKMVKSPKSGAYTFVEAIMDPSKVDAFLAKK, from the coding sequence ATGGCAAAAAAAACAGTAGCATCGTTACAAACATCTTCAAAAAGATTAAGTAAAGCTATCAAAATGGTAAAATCTCCAAAATCTGGAGCGTATACTTTCGTAGAAGCAATTATGGATCCATCAAAAGTAGATGCATTTTTAGCAAAAAAGTAA
- a CDS encoding threonine/serine exporter family protein: MKIFHFLEMAVWLAVASVGFAKLFNVPKKALIMAAVLAAIGGTCKLILIHFGVHITLASLVGAIVVGFLSIPAAHKQHVPPLILSIPAVIPMIPGAFAYEAMLGFFKLTTELDAKTYQIILNHTINDGLKAIFIIFSLTAGVSFPMLISRKESAKNIHF, translated from the coding sequence ATGAAAATTTTCCACTTTTTAGAAATGGCAGTTTGGTTGGCTGTTGCTTCTGTAGGTTTTGCTAAATTATTTAATGTACCTAAAAAAGCATTAATTATGGCAGCTGTGTTAGCAGCTATTGGCGGTACTTGTAAGTTAATTTTAATTCACTTTGGGGTACATATAACGCTAGCATCATTAGTAGGGGCTATTGTTGTTGGGTTTTTAAGTATTCCAGCGGCACATAAACAACATGTGCCACCTCTAATTTTATCTATTCCGGCAGTTATACCTATGATTCCAGGGGCTTTTGCGTATGAGGCTATGTTAGGTTTTTTTAAGCTTACAACAGAGTTAGATGCAAAAACATATCAAATTATATTAAATCATACTATAAATGATGGCTTAAAAGCTATTTTTATTATTTTTTCTCTAACGGCAGGCGTTTCTTTTCCCATGTTAATTAGCCGTAAAGAGTCTGCAAAAAACATACATTTTTAA
- a CDS encoding threonine/serine exporter ThrE family protein, with translation MKDKEIIETSNSLLEVGSLLMESGASTHRIRLTIERLGAGLGYSCETLITHKTVFLLLRNNTTDELYNSFKKTPPHSVNFTLVSEISKLSWKVVEGKLLLKQLQNEIVRIKNIPRYSFISVLIFVSFADAGFCRLFGGMYLDMLIAFVATFFGFIVRHYSAKIKFNVYLSIAFAALTASLIAGGSTFLNDSSTNHLAFATSVLFLIPGVPLINSFSDLMDGYTMNGIVRGTHAMLIALFISLGMFVAMLIYNF, from the coding sequence ATGAAAGATAAAGAAATTATAGAAACTTCTAATAGTCTTTTAGAAGTAGGTAGTTTGTTAATGGAGTCTGGAGCAAGTACCCATAGAATTAGGTTGACTATAGAACGTTTAGGAGCTGGTTTAGGGTATAGTTGCGAAACATTAATAACCCATAAAACGGTATTTTTATTACTAAGAAATAACACAACAGACGAACTTTATAATAGTTTTAAAAAAACACCTCCGCACAGTGTAAATTTTACTCTAGTATCAGAAATAAGTAAATTAAGTTGGAAAGTTGTAGAAGGTAAATTATTATTAAAACAATTACAAAATGAGATTGTTAGAATAAAAAACATTCCTCGTTACTCATTTATATCGGTTTTAATCTTTGTAAGTTTTGCAGATGCAGGGTTCTGTAGATTATTTGGAGGGATGTATTTAGATATGCTTATTGCTTTTGTAGCTACATTTTTTGGTTTTATTGTAAGGCATTATTCGGCAAAAATAAAATTTAATGTTTATTTAAGTATTGCTTTTGCTGCATTAACAGCCAGTTTAATTGCTGGTGGAAGTACTTTTTTAAATGATAGTAGCACAAATCATTTGGCTTTTGCTACCTCTGTTTTATTTCTAATTCCTGGCGTACCTTTAATCAATTCATTTTCTGATTTAATGGATGGTTATACCATGAACGGAATTGTTAGAGGTACTCATGCCATGCTAATTGCACTATTTATTTCATTAGGCATGTTTGTTGCCATGTTAATTTATAATTTTTAA
- the rpmB gene encoding 50S ribosomal protein L28, translating into MSRVCELTGKKAMVGNNVSHALNRTKRKFDANLMTKRFYIPEEDKWITLKVSASALKNINKKGISTVIKEARANGFLTK; encoded by the coding sequence ATGTCTAGAGTTTGTGAATTAACAGGTAAAAAAGCAATGGTTGGGAACAATGTATCTCACGCTTTAAATAGAACTAAGAGAAAGTTTGACGCTAATCTAATGACCAAGCGTTTTTATATCCCAGAAGAAGATAAATGGATAACATTAAAAGTATCTGCTTCTGCATTAAAAAATATTAACAAGAAAGGAATTTCTACAGTTATAAAAGAAGCGAGAGCTAACGGATTTTTAACTAAATAA